Proteins encoded in a region of the Armatimonadota bacterium genome:
- a CDS encoding NTP transferase domain-containing protein, with protein MKAVVLAAGKGTRLYPATLSVAKPLLPICNRITLAYAFDRLREMGVEEAAIVVGENEPQLRAALGSGRAFGLRLEYVRQVEAKGLAHALGFAREFCGEEPFTMYLGDAVYDKSLAGHAARFLDSGAANLNLVQWVEDPRRFGVANLDGERIVKLVEKPQEPESNYAMAGLYFFRPDIWEVLPDLKPSARGEYEITDAIQMLIDRGKTVLAGKNEGHWFDTGTLDSFLETSRSITQGGHLIDAFAQVESTIGKDVVVGAGATVQSSLIEDTTVLPGASVRISGAIRHCVLSGEVQADGDLIGEIR; from the coding sequence ATGAAAGCCGTCGTACTTGCCGCCGGAAAAGGAACGCGGCTCTATCCGGCAACCCTCAGCGTGGCGAAGCCTCTGCTCCCGATCTGCAACCGCATCACGCTCGCCTATGCATTCGACCGCCTTCGCGAAATGGGGGTTGAAGAGGCGGCCATCGTCGTCGGCGAGAACGAGCCGCAGCTCAGGGCCGCGCTGGGTTCGGGGCGGGCGTTTGGGCTTCGATTGGAGTATGTGCGGCAGGTGGAGGCTAAAGGGCTGGCGCACGCGCTCGGATTTGCCCGTGAGTTTTGCGGGGAGGAGCCGTTCACGATGTATCTGGGCGACGCGGTGTATGACAAAAGCCTTGCCGGACATGCCGCCAGGTTTCTCGACAGCGGCGCAGCGAACCTGAACTTGGTGCAGTGGGTCGAGGACCCACGCCGATTCGGTGTGGCCAACCTCGACGGCGAGCGCATCGTCAAGCTCGTGGAGAAGCCGCAGGAGCCGGAATCGAACTACGCGATGGCGGGCCTCTACTTCTTCCGGCCCGACATCTGGGAGGTGCTTCCCGACCTGAAGCCGAGCGCGCGGGGGGAATACGAGATCACCGACGCGATCCAGATGCTCATCGATCGGGGCAAGACCGTGCTGGCCGGAAAGAACGAGGGGCACTGGTTCGACACGGGCACGCTGGATTCATTTCTGGAGACATCTCGCTCGATCACCCAGGGCGGGCACTTGATCGACGCCTTCGCGCAGGTTGAGAGCACGATTGGGAAGGATGTGGTGGTAGGGGCAGGGGCCACCGTTCAAAGCTCCCTGATCGAGGACACGACGGTGCTCCCAGGGGCCAGCGTGCGGATTTCCGGCGCTATTCGGCACTGCGTCTTGAGCGGCGAGGTCCAAGCCGACGGCGATCTGATTGGGGAGATCCGGTAG
- a CDS encoding cell division protein SepF has protein sequence MRAWGLGLLAVLGLLGCAQGPKDGGKLERQGKGGEVTRETAVYEKLRSGDFQLGAASETIQGAYEHALKLRDRAPNKTDLRAALDDLVDFLDSAGASVSDYDDMPESVQSVRENLKNYENQVKAMIELASNARRDLDEAQEIADSLRLAAEGSAKDEFQELFDEITLAIEDVSGAVEALGGSLAKGG, from the coding sequence GTGAGAGCATGGGGGCTAGGTCTGTTGGCGGTGCTTGGCCTGCTCGGGTGCGCGCAGGGTCCCAAAGATGGCGGCAAGCTCGAACGCCAGGGCAAGGGCGGGGAGGTCACGCGCGAGACAGCGGTCTATGAGAAGCTGAGGAGCGGGGACTTTCAGCTTGGCGCCGCCTCCGAGACCATTCAAGGGGCCTATGAGCACGCGCTGAAGCTTCGGGATCGCGCGCCGAACAAAACCGATCTGCGCGCCGCACTCGACGACCTTGTGGATTTTCTGGACAGCGCCGGGGCTAGCGTTTCGGACTACGACGACATGCCGGAATCGGTCCAGTCCGTGAGAGAGAACCTGAAAAACTATGAGAACCAGGTCAAGGCGATGATCGAGCTCGCCAGCAACGCCAGGCGCGACCTCGACGAGGCCCAGGAAATCGCGGACAGCCTGCGGCTAGCGGCGGAGGGGTCGGCAAAGGACGAGTTTCAGGAGCTCTTCGACGAGATCACGCTTGCGATCGAGGACGTGTCAGGTGCAGTCGAGGCGCTGGGCGGTTCCTTGGCGAAAGGAGGCTAG
- a CDS encoding DUF2961 domain-containing protein, with protein sequence MSQGPLSNLAKLVDARSKRISSYDRTGGNGDYVPIPKGSTFTMAEMQGAGIVKHIWITIASNDPLVRKNLVFRCFWDGQEHPSVESPIGDFFGQGWGMKYNFVSLPLAAAPKEGNALVCYFPMPFGNGARIEVENQGPEDVGCFYYYVDYETYESDLPDGSDTSDPNHPNNMGRFHAQYNQAVTWPESEQGDIENEWGIFGKPPKNPTDESNFRFCDPEGKGHFVGVNYYIHCPTPIWYGEGDDMFLVDGEPWPGSAHGTGTEDYFNQSWSPDEHYLHPYFGTARAPGRHNDSPLFGWLGRTHVYRFHIEDPIRFSKSLRASIEHGHGNVLSMELASVAYWYQTLPSKPFPPLPSVEDRKPMPEISTVDVHRWRDAWRKSRGGGKLWGNERE encoded by the coding sequence ATGAGCCAAGGCCCCCTTTCCAACCTCGCCAAACTCGTCGACGCCCGCTCCAAGCGCATCTCCAGCTACGATCGCACCGGCGGAAACGGCGACTACGTGCCGATCCCCAAAGGCTCGACGTTCACGATGGCCGAGATGCAGGGCGCGGGCATCGTCAAGCACATCTGGATCACGATCGCCTCGAACGACCCGCTCGTACGCAAGAACCTGGTCTTCCGGTGCTTCTGGGATGGCCAAGAGCACCCCAGCGTCGAATCGCCGATAGGGGATTTTTTCGGCCAGGGCTGGGGGATGAAATATAACTTCGTCAGCCTGCCGCTGGCCGCCGCGCCAAAGGAGGGCAACGCGCTGGTCTGCTACTTCCCGATGCCCTTTGGCAACGGCGCGCGCATCGAGGTGGAGAACCAGGGACCCGAGGACGTGGGCTGCTTCTACTATTACGTGGACTATGAAACCTACGAATCCGACCTACCCGACGGGTCCGACACGTCCGACCCCAACCACCCGAACAACATGGGACGTTTCCACGCCCAATACAACCAGGCCGTGACCTGGCCCGAATCCGAGCAGGGCGACATCGAGAATGAATGGGGCATCTTCGGCAAGCCCCCCAAAAACCCGACCGATGAGTCCAATTTTCGGTTTTGCGATCCCGAGGGAAAGGGCCACTTCGTCGGGGTCAACTACTACATCCACTGCCCCACTCCCATCTGGTACGGCGAAGGCGACGACATGTTCCTGGTGGACGGCGAGCCCTGGCCCGGCAGCGCCCACGGCACCGGCACGGAGGACTATTTCAACCAGTCGTGGAGTCCAGACGAGCACTATCTGCACCCCTATTTCGGCACGGCGCGCGCGCCCGGCCGGCACAACGACAGCCCGCTCTTTGGGTGGCTCGGCCGCACGCACGTGTACCGCTTCCATATCGAAGACCCGATCCGGTTCAGCAAGTCGCTGCGCGCGAGCATCGAGCACGGCCACGGAAACGTGCTGAGCATGGAGCTTGCCAGCGTGGCGTACTGGTACCAGACGCTGCCCTCCAAACCGTTCCCGCCGCTACCGAGCGTAGAGGACCGCAAGCCGATGCCGGAGATTTCAACGGTCGACGTGCACCGCTGGCGCGACGCCTGGCGCAAATCCCGCGGCGGCGGCAAACTCTGGGGAAATGAGAGGGAGTAG
- a CDS encoding HlyC/CorC family transporter: protein MRLLPMAAAVAVAVLWISEGPNSSGAVQAAAPPWPATPGALGAALIGIAALMLLNAILIAAEAALELLRPGHVRHIRETNERRADRLQALIDARARHLAACSLGSHIIRLVIAFITFCCVAPWVQAWGIERFGWADDAASFFWSFTLAMAPIGFIHLIFGELLPKSYAVLHPHRLASVLSTPIVLASALLSPFAMALTAIAGLITSRFGGKASFSIPNQAEEEILNLVEEAQEQGEIESEERELLRSVFDFTDTVAREVMTPRVDLDALPVRTDPMEVVRLIQESGHSRIPLFEETDDQIVGIIHAKDLLLAMLGGKAPNLRSLMRPALFVPENKNLYDLITEMRQQRTQLAIVQDEFGGTAGIVTVEDIVEELVGEIVDEYDVEEPEIQPCSEGGWLIDGKTHVDDVSETIGVELSSDEFDTLGGYVFGLFGRQPQLGEEIEEAGVRFLVDQTDGRRISRLKVQLASLGEDSGAMAEEAM from the coding sequence ATGAGGCTGCTCCCCATGGCGGCGGCAGTTGCCGTCGCGGTCCTCTGGATCTCTGAGGGACCCAACTCTTCCGGCGCCGTGCAGGCTGCGGCGCCGCCCTGGCCCGCGACTCCCGGCGCGCTGGGCGCGGCTCTCATCGGCATCGCGGCCCTGATGCTCCTCAATGCGATCCTCATTGCAGCCGAAGCCGCCCTGGAACTCCTCAGGCCGGGGCACGTTCGGCACATCCGCGAGACCAACGAGCGGCGCGCCGACCGGCTTCAAGCCCTGATCGACGCGCGGGCCAGGCATCTGGCGGCCTGCTCTCTTGGCAGCCACATCATCCGGCTCGTGATCGCGTTCATCACCTTCTGCTGCGTCGCTCCGTGGGTTCAAGCATGGGGCATCGAGCGCTTCGGATGGGCCGACGACGCGGCCTCCTTCTTTTGGTCGTTCACCCTCGCCATGGCCCCGATCGGGTTCATCCATCTCATCTTTGGCGAGCTGCTGCCCAAGAGCTACGCGGTGCTCCACCCACACCGTCTGGCATCGGTCCTGAGCACGCCGATCGTTCTGGCCTCGGCTCTGCTTTCTCCCTTCGCGATGGCGCTGACCGCCATTGCCGGGCTGATCACTTCTAGATTTGGCGGCAAGGCCAGCTTCAGCATCCCCAACCAGGCCGAGGAGGAGATCCTCAACCTGGTCGAGGAGGCTCAAGAACAGGGCGAGATCGAATCTGAGGAGCGTGAGCTGCTGCGCTCCGTTTTCGATTTCACCGACACCGTCGCGCGCGAAGTGATGACGCCCCGCGTGGACTTGGACGCGCTGCCCGTGAGGACCGACCCGATGGAGGTAGTGCGCCTGATCCAGGAATCGGGGCACTCGCGCATCCCCCTCTTCGAGGAGACCGACGACCAGATCGTCGGCATCATCCACGCCAAGGACCTCCTGCTGGCGATGCTCGGCGGCAAGGCCCCCAATCTGCGATCGCTGATGCGCCCGGCACTGTTCGTCCCTGAAAACAAGAACCTGTATGACCTGATCACCGAGATGCGCCAGCAGCGCACCCAGCTCGCCATCGTCCAGGACGAATTCGGCGGCACCGCCGGCATCGTGACGGTGGAGGACATCGTCGAGGAGCTTGTCGGCGAAATCGTGGACGAATACGACGTAGAGGAACCCGAAATTCAGCCTTGCAGCGAGGGCGGCTGGCTGATCGACGGCAAAACGCATGTCGATGACGTTTCCGAAACGATCGGCGTCGAGCTCTCAAGCGATGAGTTCGACACCTTGGGCGGGTATGTTTTCGGCCTGTTTGGCAGGCAGCCTCAGCTTGGAGAGGAGATCGAGGAAGCTGGAGTGCGGTTCCTGGTGGACCAGACCGATGGGCGGCGGATTTCGCGGCTCAAAGTGCAGCTTGCGTCTCTCGGTGAGGACAGTGGCGCGATGGCCGAAGAAGCCATGTAG
- a CDS encoding redoxin domain-containing protein produces MNTLKLVLLVGSALIAFGAIAQQSQRNQNLKAPELVGSTWINAAADKAPTLASRKGKVTVVHFWTFACSNCKANLPAYGRIYAKFKAQGVEVIGVHTPELEIEKSTANVKDAVAKYGIKYPVLVDTDARNWNNWRQQMWPTVFVIDADGYATFRWEGELAWRGANGEQQLDRAIKAALNVKR; encoded by the coding sequence ATGAATACGCTCAAACTCGTCCTGCTCGTCGGTTCCGCCTTGATTGCCTTCGGTGCGATTGCGCAACAGTCTCAGCGCAACCAGAACCTCAAGGCGCCCGAACTCGTGGGCTCCACTTGGATCAATGCCGCAGCCGACAAGGCGCCGACCCTGGCCTCGCGCAAAGGCAAGGTCACCGTCGTGCACTTTTGGACCTTCGCCTGCTCAAACTGCAAGGCCAACCTTCCGGCTTATGGCCGCATCTATGCGAAGTTCAAAGCGCAAGGCGTCGAGGTCATCGGGGTGCACACACCCGAGCTTGAGATTGAGAAGAGCACCGCCAACGTGAAGGACGCGGTTGCCAAATACGGCATCAAGTACCCCGTGCTTGTCGACACCGACGCCCGCAACTGGAACAATTGGCGCCAGCAGATGTGGCCGACGGTCTTTGTGATCGACGCCGACGGCTACGCGACATTCCGGTGGGAAGGCGAGCTGGCATGGCGCGGCGCCAACGGCGAACAGCAACTAGATCGTGCCATCAAAGCGGCGCTGAACGTCAAGCGCTGA
- the rpsU gene encoding 30S ribosomal protein S21, giving the protein MVYVHVQSNESIDAALKRFNLKLQQSGVLRDLKEHSHFEKPSEKKRRMRRRRVSRQ; this is encoded by the coding sequence TTGGTCTACGTTCACGTTCAATCCAACGAGTCGATCGACGCGGCGCTGAAGCGCTTCAACCTCAAGCTTCAGCAGAGTGGCGTGCTTCGCGATTTGAAGGAGCATTCGCACTTCGAGAAGCCCAGCGAGAAGAAGCGCCGCATGCGCCGTCGCCGCGTTTCCCGGCAGTAG
- a CDS encoding ChaN family lipoprotein produces the protein MLSLATLSAGAALALGVPQQPGAAAQQKEAPNPLTLAIGRPGQLVVKPGEIMDTRSSRSATIADIVKAAEGKRFVYLGESHTNAQHHQMQADVIVALAKSGRQVIVGFEQFTRPVQLQLNPWTLGWWSEEQFIKNADWKGQWGYDYAFYRPIFEATKQYRLPMVALNVPRDWVRAVGRGGPNGLPADAKSQVPELDVTNKDHREVFFAMIGGHPPGSSTQMDNMYSAQVLWDTAMADSALKYLAQHPTTSNTVFVVIAGSGHVMYEQAINYRIFKRTGEKGVTVVMVGGKEPVTVSRGIGDFVFCGGSE, from the coding sequence ATGCTTTCTCTCGCAACGCTTTCTGCCGGCGCCGCTTTGGCGCTTGGGGTTCCCCAGCAGCCGGGGGCGGCGGCCCAACAAAAGGAAGCCCCAAACCCGCTCACCCTCGCCATCGGCCGGCCCGGACAATTGGTGGTGAAACCGGGCGAGATCATGGACACACGCTCCAGTCGCTCAGCCACGATCGCCGACATCGTGAAGGCGGCGGAGGGCAAGAGGTTTGTTTATCTGGGTGAAAGCCATACCAACGCCCAGCACCACCAGATGCAGGCCGATGTCATCGTCGCGCTGGCGAAGTCGGGACGCCAGGTGATCGTCGGCTTCGAGCAGTTCACCCGGCCCGTCCAGCTTCAGCTCAACCCATGGACCCTGGGCTGGTGGAGCGAGGAGCAATTCATCAAGAACGCCGACTGGAAGGGGCAGTGGGGCTATGACTACGCGTTCTATCGCCCGATCTTCGAGGCTACCAAGCAGTACCGCCTGCCGATGGTGGCGCTGAATGTGCCGCGAGACTGGGTGCGCGCCGTGGGCCGTGGCGGACCGAACGGGCTTCCCGCGGATGCCAAAAGCCAAGTGCCTGAACTCGACGTGACGAACAAGGACCACCGCGAGGTGTTCTTCGCCATGATCGGCGGCCACCCGCCCGGAAGCAGCACCCAAATGGACAACATGTACTCCGCGCAGGTGCTCTGGGACACCGCGATGGCCGATTCGGCGCTGAAGTACCTGGCCCAGCATCCCACGACCTCGAACACGGTGTTCGTGGTGATTGCGGGCTCCGGGCACGTGATGTACGAGCAGGCGATCAACTACCGGATCTTCAAGCGCACGGGCGAGAAAGGCGTGACGGTGGTGATGGTCGGCGGCAAGGAGCCGGTCACCGTCTCCCGGGGAATCGGCGATTTTGTGTTCTGCGGAGGGAGTGAGTAG
- the ybeY gene encoding rRNA maturation RNase YbeY produces the protein MLNRSGLEPPLEALLAGARTALSLHGMSLGELCIVLTTDEEIRDLNAKHRGIDEATDVLTFPPSEPARLAGALGDLVIAVPFAGRQAEHRGVALDVELGYLAIHGALHLAGFDDESDVDRRAMQLEMARIAGLAGLPQDPDWTTLTVSEAMA, from the coding sequence GTGTTGAACCGATCCGGCCTTGAGCCTCCCCTCGAAGCCCTGCTCGCCGGGGCGCGCACGGCCTTGAGCCTCCACGGGATGAGCCTAGGCGAGCTCTGCATCGTCCTTACAACGGATGAGGAGATCCGCGACTTGAACGCCAAGCACCGAGGCATCGATGAGGCCACCGACGTGCTCACCTTTCCCCCAAGCGAGCCCGCCAGGCTGGCAGGCGCCCTGGGTGACCTGGTGATCGCCGTGCCCTTCGCTGGCCGGCAGGCAGAGCACAGGGGGGTTGCCCTCGACGTCGAACTCGGCTATCTCGCCATCCACGGTGCGCTGCACCTGGCGGGCTTCGATGATGAGTCCGATGTCGATCGGAGGGCAATGCAACTGGAGATGGCGCGCATCGCGGGATTGGCGGGGCTGCCGCAAGACCCCGATTGGACGACCCTCACGGTCTCGGAGGCCATGGCGTGA
- a CDS encoding diacylglycerol kinase has translation MSLEQKKSALEPLRVAMRGLIYTFRTQRHMRIHIYVVLTVTLLGLFLGLRLNQLMVLLFVISLVLVAEMFNSAIEATVDLVQPQYDPKAKFAKDISAGAVLITTLIAIVIGTLMLLEERRWERLKMIFSSPEGFGTTVTVRAILGIFLTVICVVIGKGLGKRGQVLKGGLVSGHTALGFFGAVTVIFVADNALVSALAIFLALLIAQSRWEAKIHSMFEITLGAAVGTILALILYGLIPK, from the coding sequence GTGAGCCTCGAACAGAAAAAGAGCGCTCTCGAGCCGCTCCGCGTGGCCATGCGCGGCCTGATTTACACCTTTCGCACTCAGCGCCACATGCGCATCCACATCTACGTGGTGCTGACGGTCACACTGCTTGGCCTCTTTTTGGGTCTGCGCCTGAACCAGTTGATGGTGCTTCTGTTCGTCATTTCGCTGGTGCTTGTCGCCGAGATGTTCAACAGCGCGATCGAGGCGACCGTGGACCTCGTTCAGCCGCAATACGACCCCAAAGCAAAGTTCGCCAAGGACATCTCCGCGGGCGCGGTGCTCATCACGACCCTGATCGCCATCGTCATCGGCACGCTGATGCTGCTTGAAGAGCGCCGCTGGGAAAGGCTGAAGATGATCTTCAGCTCACCTGAAGGCTTTGGCACGACGGTGACCGTGCGCGCAATCCTCGGCATCTTCCTCACGGTGATTTGTGTGGTTATCGGCAAGGGCCTCGGCAAGCGGGGCCAGGTGCTCAAGGGTGGCCTGGTCAGCGGGCATACCGCACTGGGCTTCTTTGGCGCGGTGACGGTCATCTTTGTGGCGGACAACGCGCTGGTCTCGGCGCTGGCCATTTTCCTCGCGCTACTCATCGCGCAGAGCCGGTGGGAGGCCAAGATCCACTCGATGTTCGAGATCACCCTTGGCGCAGCGGTGGGCACGATCCTCGCCCTCATTCTCTACGGGCTCATCCCCAAGTGA
- a CDS encoding PxKF domain-containing protein has translation MRLTQKLILAPLAVAAACLAGRAQAQWTVVNLHPASADFSEALATNSGQQGGYAAFAGYPHASLWNGSAASWVDLNPAGSLYSAVLGVNAGMQVGSAEVAGSEHASFWGGTAASWMDLHPFASAWSQALAADGSTQAGVADAGGVAHASFWSGTAASWVDLNPGLPTEMSYALGAGGGQQVGFSEFAGFLGASLWTGSAASWVDLSPAGSDFSQAFGTDGAQQVGFGSFSGVPHAGLWSGSAASWVDLNPAGADYSSASAVDAGQQVGYAVIGGVQSAALWSGTAASYTNLGSFLSADYTWSTATGIWHDGPNTYVSGTGYNSVLGRYEALMWVKAGYSWSGFLQPINMDGTSVFKLGRTIPVKFRLTGASAGITDLEAHLYVAKVIDGIVGTEEEADSTSCEDDGNTFRYDDGKYIFNLGTRHLSKGTWRLRVDMGDGIERTVLISLRK, from the coding sequence ATGCGACTTACTCAGAAGCTCATCTTGGCGCCGCTTGCGGTGGCCGCAGCGTGTCTGGCCGGACGCGCGCAAGCTCAATGGACGGTGGTGAACCTGCACCCAGCCTCGGCAGATTTCTCGGAGGCGCTGGCCACGAACTCAGGACAGCAGGGAGGGTACGCGGCCTTCGCCGGCTATCCCCACGCCAGCCTCTGGAACGGTTCTGCGGCTAGTTGGGTGGACCTCAATCCTGCGGGCTCCCTCTATTCCGCTGTTCTTGGCGTGAACGCAGGCATGCAGGTCGGCTCCGCCGAAGTCGCCGGATCCGAGCATGCCAGCTTCTGGGGTGGCACAGCGGCCTCCTGGATGGACCTGCACCCGTTCGCCTCAGCCTGGTCTCAAGCCTTGGCGGCGGACGGATCGACCCAAGCCGGAGTCGCCGACGCTGGAGGTGTTGCCCACGCGAGTTTTTGGAGCGGCACGGCTGCGTCCTGGGTCGATCTGAACCCTGGACTGCCGACCGAGATGTCCTACGCGCTTGGCGCAGGCGGCGGCCAACAGGTCGGCTTCTCCGAGTTCGCCGGGTTCCTTGGCGCTAGCCTTTGGACAGGCAGCGCAGCCTCATGGGTCGACTTGAGCCCAGCCGGGTCGGATTTCTCGCAGGCCTTTGGGACCGACGGCGCACAGCAGGTCGGCTTTGGCTCCTTCTCTGGCGTGCCGCATGCGGGCCTCTGGTCCGGATCTGCCGCGTCCTGGGTCGACCTCAATCCGGCCGGCGCCGATTATTCCTCTGCTTCAGCCGTGGATGCGGGCCAGCAGGTGGGCTATGCCGTGATCGGCGGCGTTCAGTCTGCGGCGCTCTGGTCGGGAACAGCCGCGTCGTACACGAACCTCGGCAGCTTCCTGTCCGCGGACTACACCTGGTCCACCGCGACGGGCATCTGGCATGACGGCCCCAACACCTACGTTTCCGGAACCGGATACAACTCGGTGTTGGGCAGGTATGAGGCCCTGATGTGGGTCAAAGCGGGCTACTCGTGGTCCGGTTTCCTTCAGCCCATCAACATGGACGGCACGTCGGTCTTCAAGCTTGGGCGAACGATTCCAGTGAAGTTCCGTTTGACTGGCGCGAGCGCGGGGATCACGGACCTTGAGGCGCACCTCTACGTCGCCAAGGTTATTGACGGCATCGTCGGGACTGAGGAAGAAGCCGATTCCACCTCATGCGAGGACGACGGCAATACCTTCCGCTACGACGACGGCAAGTACATCTTTAATCTGGGCACGCGCCACCTTTCCAAAGGCACTTGGCGGCTCCGGGTGGATATGGGAGACGGCATCGAACGAACGGTGCTCATCTCGCTAAGGAAATAG
- a CDS encoding DUF3863 domain-containing protein has product MTRRTLIQTAASATGIAKVLPALAVDCPDPRLSTFDLPSPTLVPQPSPLDGRRILTFNSVIRVNQIEVTRTQNEGFDEYDRHTPENIMALREAFAEGWPGAAMTWALSWRALHDQRPNYVAARRLVRQFHDEYGDDVTFIPGAYFANMYNTREQVNRDIHEALAKLPEFMGKGYRPKSLLAGFLAAENQKYLAEQEGIHVCQGNIWSQFGIDNGDGDGAPSYPFYPSTEHFCKPAQSKKDLIDCVNLDGWTVDFLSARRLGLGEYTVDGKKKGYNSRFGVGPIETIGWYGPDKGLEAMLACTGVHFDTGFKLNQWAWVTNCWEVSLVPQVKNLKVLTKWLRGIRERWPNAECLTQGDFGAAWRKQYKDNSGLDYRFMERGSGLGCSDANLEIKWYMNPTFRLALLRDWKEGLSVAAGSVPASGALGPWRVIDFTRYDIPAHEPKDLGRNWSLMGEINQKQTRPQDKPRLLEELSTQDRELIRKVVGDSLRISLINGQSSRCRSSR; this is encoded by the coding sequence GTGACCCGACGAACCCTTATCCAGACTGCAGCTTCGGCAACCGGCATCGCCAAAGTCCTCCCGGCCCTGGCAGTTGATTGTCCCGACCCTCGACTTTCGACCTTCGACCTTCCGTCCCCGACCCTCGTCCCCCAACCCTCCCCCCTCGACGGCCGCCGGATCCTCACCTTCAACTCCGTCATCCGCGTCAACCAAATCGAGGTCACGCGGACCCAGAACGAGGGCTTCGACGAATACGACCGCCACACCCCCGAGAACATCATGGCCCTGCGCGAGGCCTTCGCCGAGGGCTGGCCGGGCGCGGCGATGACCTGGGCGCTGAGTTGGCGCGCCCTGCACGATCAGCGCCCTAACTACGTCGCCGCCAGGAGGCTGGTCCGCCAGTTCCACGACGAGTACGGCGACGACGTCACCTTCATCCCCGGCGCCTACTTCGCGAACATGTACAACACGCGCGAGCAGGTGAACCGCGACATCCACGAGGCGCTGGCCAAGCTGCCCGAGTTCATGGGCAAGGGCTACCGGCCCAAGAGCCTGCTTGCCGGGTTCCTTGCGGCGGAGAACCAGAAATACCTGGCCGAGCAGGAGGGCATTCACGTCTGCCAGGGCAACATTTGGAGCCAATTCGGCATCGACAATGGCGACGGGGACGGGGCTCCGAGCTACCCCTTTTATCCCTCGACCGAGCACTTTTGCAAGCCGGCGCAGAGCAAGAAGGACCTCATCGACTGCGTCAACCTCGACGGCTGGACCGTGGATTTCCTCTCCGCCCGGCGGCTGGGCCTGGGAGAGTACACCGTGGACGGTAAAAAGAAGGGCTACAACAGCCGCTTCGGCGTCGGTCCGATCGAGACCATCGGCTGGTATGGGCCGGACAAGGGCCTCGAGGCGATGCTCGCCTGCACGGGCGTGCACTTCGACACCGGTTTCAAGCTGAACCAGTGGGCGTGGGTGACCAACTGCTGGGAAGTCTCGCTGGTGCCGCAAGTGAAGAACCTGAAGGTGCTCACGAAGTGGCTGCGGGGGATCCGCGAGCGCTGGCCGAACGCGGAATGCCTGACGCAAGGCGACTTCGGTGCAGCGTGGCGGAAGCAGTACAAGGACAACTCTGGCCTCGACTATCGCTTCATGGAACGAGGGTCTGGCCTTGGCTGCAGCGACGCGAACCTGGAGATCAAGTGGTATATGAACCCCACCTTCCGGTTGGCGCTGTTGAGGGATTGGAAGGAGGGTTTGTCGGTAGCCGCGGGTTCCGTGCCTGCGTCCGGTGCGCTTGGACCCTGGCGCGTCATCGACTTTACGCGCTACGACATCCCTGCCCACGAACCCAAAGACCTCGGCCGCAACTGGAGCCTGATGGGCGAGATCAACCAGAAACAAACCCGACCACAGGATAAGCCGCGTTTGTTGGAGGAGCTCTCGACGCAAGATCGGGAGTTGATAAGGAAGGTGGTGGGGGATTCGCTGAGGATTAGCCTGATCAATGGTCAGTCGTCGCGCTGTCGATCATCGCGATGA
- a CDS encoding zinc-ribbon domain containing protein, with product MRYSDLTRLPTPNIPADLVPHPRYEVGMKKGKQDIPPDAWGHWRYNSSKVFPQSAIRANPEKQRGYAVDVGYYVDCLQGCRVCGRPFVFFAEEQRYLYEVLGLPVDRWCLRCVECRKAYKHVQGRFQRYSRLVAMEKLSDKDLATLALDTLFLWEQGLIQNRDTLNRVKNQALKRIPNRRIAKEIVEAANRAKALE from the coding sequence ATGCGATACAGCGATCTGACCCGTTTGCCTACCCCGAACATCCCGGCGGACCTGGTGCCGCATCCTCGTTACGAAGTTGGAATGAAGAAAGGCAAGCAGGACATACCACCCGATGCATGGGGCCACTGGAGATACAACTCCAGCAAGGTCTTTCCCCAAAGCGCGATTCGTGCAAACCCCGAGAAGCAAAGAGGCTACGCTGTCGACGTCGGCTATTACGTTGACTGCTTGCAGGGCTGTCGTGTCTGCGGCCGCCCGTTCGTCTTCTTCGCCGAAGAGCAGCGCTACCTGTATGAGGTCCTTGGGCTTCCGGTGGACCGATGGTGCCTGCGATGTGTCGAGTGTCGAAAGGCTTACAAGCATGTCCAGGGGAGGTTTCAGCGGTACTCGCGGCTCGTGGCGATGGAGAAGCTCAGTGACAAGGATCTGGCCACGCTCGCGCTGGACACGCTATTCCTCTGGGAGCAGGGTCTGATTCAGAACCGAGATACCCTCAATCGGGTGAAGAACCAAGCGCTGAAGCGCATACCGAACCGTCGGATTGCGAAGGAAATAGTGGAAGCGGCCAATCGAGCAAAAGCTCTTGAGTGA